In the Phaseolus vulgaris cultivar G19833 chromosome 7, P. vulgaris v2.0, whole genome shotgun sequence genome, one interval contains:
- the LOC137828134 gene encoding uncharacterized protein At2g34160-like — translation MATVAAAAPVADESPKKNRIQVSNTKKPLFFYVNLAKRYIQQHNEVELSALGMAIATVVTIAEILKNNGLATEKRVLTSTVGMKDESKGRLVQKAKIEIVLGKSEKFDNLMSSPNRTESESAAADDKK, via the exons ATGGCGACCGTAGCTGCTGCTGCTCCCGTTGCAGACGAAAGCCCGAAGAAGAACCGAATTCAGGTTTCCAACACCAAGAAACCTCTTTTCTTTTACGTCAATCTCGCCAAG AGGTACATACAACAGCACAATGAGGTCGAGCTTTCTGCTCTTGGAATGG CTATAGCTACCGTTGTCACAATTGCGGAGATTTTGAAGAACAATGGACTTGCCACTGAGAAGA GAGTACTGACATCTACAGTTGGCATGAAAGATGAGAGCAAAGGTCGTCTGGTGCAGAAGGCAAAG ATTGAAATTGTGCTGGGGAAATCTGAGAAGTTTGACAATCTGATGAGTTCTCCTAATAGAACTGAATCAGAATCAGCAGCTGCTGATGACAAAAAGTGA
- the LOC137829934 gene encoding putative pentatricopeptide repeat-containing protein At3g11460, mitochondrial, which translates to MSMCDSGFSRYTSPTTAWNNQLRQLSKQRQYREALTLYRHMLRSSFFPNAFTFPFLLKSCAFLSLPLTVSQLHAHVIRTGSQPDPYTRSSLINTYSKCFLPHHARKVFDELPNPTICYNAMISGYSFNSSPLDAVKLFRQMRREEEDGLDVNGDVSVNAVTLLSLVSGCSVATHLKIGSCLHGCVVKFGFVTDLAVANSLVTMYVKCGEVEAARQVFDEMSVKDLITWNAMVSGYAQNGHARSVLEVYNEMKLNGVSADAVTLLALLSACANLGAQGIGHKVEREIERLGFGSNPFLRNALVNMYARCGNLTQARRVFDCSGEKSVVSWTAIIGGYGIHGHGAVAIELFDEMVKSGVRPDQTVFVSVLSACSHAGLTDRGLEYFEDMKMKYGLQPGPEHYSCVVDLLGRAGRLEEAVDLIMSMKVKPDGAVWGALLGACKIHKNVKIAELAFQHVVELEPMNIGYYVLLSNIYTDANNLEGVLRVRVMMRERKLRKDPGHSYVEYKGKMHLFHSGDLSHPQSKEIYRMLDKLENLVKEIHPPDKKCQGRNEELLIGTGVHSEKLAVAFALLNSKSGTEITVMKNLRVCVHCHLFIKLVSKIVNRQFIVRDATRFHHFRDGVCSCKDYW; encoded by the coding sequence ATGTCGATGTGCGACTCGGGTTTTTCCCGATACACTAGCCCAACGACTGCGTGGAACAACCAGCTCCGGCAGCTATCGAAGCAACGGCAATACAGAGAAGCCTTAACTCTATACCGCCATATGCTCCGTTCCTCATTCTTCCCCAACGCCTTCACTTTCCCCTTCCTTTTGAAATCTTGCGcctttctctctctccctctcacTGTTTCTCAGCTACACGCACATGTCATTCGAACCGGGTCGCAACCCGACCCGTATACCCGCTCTTCCCTCATCAACACCTACTCTAAATGCTTCCTCCCTCACCACGCACGCAAGGTTTTCGATGAACTGCCAAATCCCACCATTTGCTACAATGCAATGATCTCCGGCTATTCCTTCAACTCCAGCCCTCTTGACGCTGTCAAATTGTTCCGTCAAATGCGGAGGGAGGAGGAGGACGGGTTGGACGTGAATGGTGACGTTAGTGTTAACGCTGTTACACTATTGAGCTTGGTTTCTGGCTGTTCAGTGGCTACCCATTTGAAAATTGGCTCGTGCCTTCATGGGTGTGTTGTTAAGTTTGGGTTTGTGACCGATTTGGCTGTGGCAAATAGTTTGGTCACCATGTATGTTAAATGTGGGGAGGTTGAAGCTGCACGTCAAGTATTTGACGAAATGTCTGTGAAGGATTTGATTACTTGGAATGCTATGGTTTCTGGGTACGCGCAGAACGGGCATGCTAGGAGTGTTTTGGAGGTTTATAATGAGATGAAGTTGAATGGGGTGAGTGCTGATGCTGTTACCCTTCTGGCGCTTCTGTCGGCTTGTGCAAACCTTGGAGCACAAGGAATTGGTCATAAGGTGGAGCGTGAGATTGAGCGGCTAGGTTTTGGTTCTAATCCGTTTTTGAGGAATGCGCTAGTGAATATGTATGCTAGGTGTGGAAACTTGACTCAGGCACGCAGGGTTTTTGATTGCTCGGGGGAGAAGAGTGTGGTTTCGTGGACGGCAATCATTGGTGGGTATGGGATCCATGGCCACGGTGCGGTTGCGATAGAGCTTTTTGATGAGATGGTTAAGTCAGGTGTTAGGCCGGATCAGACGGTATTTGTGAGTGTTCTTTCGGCGTGCAGCCATGCCGGGTTAACTGATAGGGGTTTGGAGTATTTTGAAGACATGAAGATGAAGTACGGTTTGCAGCCTGGTCCGGAGCACTATTCTTGTGTGGTGGATCTATTAGGCCGGGCAGGTAGGTTGGAGGAGGCTGTGGATCTTATAATGTCAATGAAGGTGAAACCTGATGGTGCTGTTTGGGGTGCCCTTCTTGGTGCTTGCAAGATTCATAAGAATGTGAAGATAGCTGAGTTGGCCTTTCAGCATGTTGTTGAGCTTGAACCCATGAATATAGGTTACTATGTTTTGTTGTCAAATATATACACTGATGCTAACAACTTAGAAGGGGTTTTAAGAGTTAGAGTCATGATGAGGGAAAGAAAGCTTAGGAAGGATCCTGGACACAGCTATGTGGAATATAAGGGAAAAATGCACCTTTTTCACTCGGGGGATCTGAGCCATCCCCAAAGTAAGGAAATATACAGGATGTTAGATAAATTGGAAAATCTTGTGAAGGAGATCCATCCACCAGATAAAAAATGTCAAGGAAGAAATGAAGAACTCTTAATTGGTACAGGGGTGCACAGTGAAAAATTGGCAGTTGCATTTGCTTTGTTGAACTCTAAGAGTGGAACAGAGATTACCGTCATGAAGAACTTGCGAGTGTGTGTGCATTGTCATTTGTTCATTAAGTTGGTTAGCAAGATTGTCAATCGCCAATTTATTGTTAGAGATGCCACTCGCTTTCATCATTTCAGAGATGGGGTCTGCTCGTGCAAGGACTACTGGTGA
- the LOC137829932 gene encoding phosphoribosylaminoimidazole carboxylase, chloroplastic, with product MLHSARIVLSGHTTISAFSFRPSSPSITTASSLGFCMEQSPPLKLKQRHQPHLACQATSRDDDASLRNDEQPVHGLSEVVVGVLGGGQLGRMMCQAASQMAIKVMVLDPQENCPASSLAYHHMVGSFDESTKVEEFAKRCGVLTVEIEHVDVDTLERLEKQGVDCQPKASTVRIIQDKYQQKVHFSQHGIPLPEFMKIDDLEGAKKVGELFGYPLMIKSRRLAYDGRGNFVAKSEEELSSAVDALGGFDRGLYAEKWAPFVKELAVIVARGRDNSISCYPVVETIHRDNICHIVKAPANVKWKTRELATEVAFNAVNSLEGAGVFAVELFLTKDGEILLNEVAPRPHNSGHHTIESCYTSQYEQHLRAVVGLPLGDPSMKTPAAIMYNILGEEEGELGFQLAHQLIKRALAIPGASVHWYDKPEMRKQRKMGHITIVGPSLNNIESNLAILVEGKRLHDKTSVAPRVGIIMGSDSDLPVMKSAAEILEMFDVPHEVRIVSAHRTPELMFSYASSAHERGIQVIIAGAGGAAHLPGMVAALTPLPVVGVPVRASTLDGLDSLLSIVQMPRGVPVATVAVNNATNAGLLAVRMLGVANDDLLSRMSQYQEDQKEGVLSKGDKLEKHGWESYLKNS from the exons ATGCTTCACAGTGCACGCATAGTGTTGTCAGGCCACACCACCATCTCAGCTTTTTCCTTCAGACCCTCTAGTCCCTCTATTACGACAGCCTCTTCACTTGGTTTCTGCATGGAGCAATCTCCTCCTTTAAAGCTAAAGCAGCGTCACCAGCCCCATCTCGCCTGTCAAGCAACATCACGGGACGATGATGCGTCTCTAAG GAATGATGAACAGCCTGTTCATGGACTATCTGAAGTGGTTGTTGGGGTTCTGGGAGGTGGGCAACTTGGTCGTATGATGTGTCAAGCTGCTTCTCAGATGGCCATTAAAGTAATGGTTTTAGATCCACAAGAAAATTGCCCTGCTAGTTCTCTGGCTTATCATCATATGGTTGGAAGCTTTGATGAAAGCACTAAAGTGGAGGAATTTGCCAAGAG ATGTGGAGTATTGACAGTGGAAATTGAGCATGTTGATGTTGATACATTAGAAAGACTTGAGAAACAGGGAGTTGACTGCCAGCCCAAAGCCTCTACAGTCAGAATTATTCAG GATAAGTATCAGCAAAAGGTTCACTTCTCCCAGCATGGCATTCCACTTCCTGAATTTATGAAG ATAGATGATCTTGAAGGTGCTAAGAAAGTAGGGGAACTCTTTGGATATCCTCTTATGATTAAGAGTAGGAGACTAGCTTATGATGGGCGAGGAAATTTTGTTGCTAAAAGTGAAGAGGAACTTTCTTCTGCTGTGGATG CTCTAGGAGGATTTGATCGTGGTTTATATGCTGAAAAATGGGCGCCTTTTGTCAAG GAACTAGCTGTCATTGTGGCAAGAGGGAGAGACAATTCCATTTCATGCTATCCTGTTGTTGAAACTATTCACAG GGACAATATATGCCACATAGTTAAGGCTCCTGCTAATGTGAAATGGAAGACGAGAGAGCTTGCCACAGAAGTTGCTTTCAATGCTGTTAACTCTCTGGAAGGTGCTGGTGTGTTTGCAGTTGAATTGTTCTTAACCAAGGATGGAGAG ATTTTATTAAATGAAGTAGCACCTAGACCTCACAATAGTGGGCATCATACAATAGAATCTTGCTATACCTCACAATATGAGCAACATTTGCGGGCTGTTGTTGGTCTTCCACTTGGTGATCCATCAATGAAAACTCCAGCTGCTATCATGTACAACATATTAGGTGAAGAAGAG GGGGAACTTGGTTTTCAATTAGCACATCAATTGATCAAAAGGGCACTGGCTATCCCTGGTGCTTCTGTTCATTGGTATGATAAGCCAG AAATGAGGAAGCAACGGAAGATGGGCCATATAACTATTGTTGGACCCTCCCTTAACAATATTGAAAGCAATCTTGCAATACTGGTGGAAGGGAAAAGATTACATGATAAGACTAGTG TTGCTCCACGTGTGGGGATCATAATGGGTTCTGATTCAGATCTTCCTGTTATGAAAAGTGCTGCTGAAATCTTAGAGATGTTTGATGTGCCTCATGAG GTAAGAATAGTTTCAGCGCACAGGACTCCAGAATTGATGTTTTCTTATGCCTCATCTGCTCATGAACGAGGCATACAAGTCATCATTGCTGGTGCTGGTGGTGCAGCTCATTTGCCTG GTATGGTTGCTGCTCTTACTCCCTTGCCTGTTGTTGGCGTTCCTGTGCGTGCTTCTACCTTGGATGGACTTGATTCACTCTTGTCAATTGTCCAG ATGCCGAGAGGTGTGCCAGTTGCCACTGTTGCAGTTAATAATGCAACTAATGCTGGATTGCTGGCAGTGAGGATGTTGGGTGTTGCCAACGATGATCTTCtgtcaag GATGAGTCAATATCAAGAAGACCAAAAAGAAGGCGTCTTGAGCAAAGGAGATAAACTAGAAAAACATGGTTGGGAATCCtacttaaaaaatagttaa
- the LOC137829931 gene encoding uncharacterized protein — MANHDLILGQSHNLALGHDQQLVLGHNHTLGLSQNHGLELGSAHEHHLDLGQTHDHELGLGHAHDHELGLGQNHDHEGDDHTYEHEHELAMDQKPEHDDHDLPLPGQNDLVLSENNDLTVSENQELDENLALDVVQNSEMGIDSANDMDVQQSQLGLASSPPIIQARTASPSYELSVGQEFPDVKSCRRALRDTAIALHFEMQTIKSDKTRFTAKCASEGCPWRIHAAKLPGVPTFTIRTIHEHHSCGGISHLGHHQASVQWVANSVEQRLKENPNYKPKEILEEIHRVHGITLSYKQAWRGKERIMAAMRGSFEEGYRLLPHYCEQVKRTNPGSIASVYGSPADCCFQRLFISFQASIYGFLNACRPLLGLDRTYLKSKYLGTLLLATGFDGDGALFPLAFGVVDEENDDNWMWFLSELHNLLEIHTENMPRLTILSDRQKGIVDGVEANFPTAFHGFCMRHLSDSFRKEFNNTMLVSLLWDAANALTVIEFEAKILEIEEISQDAAYWIRRIPPRLWATAYFEGQRFGHLTANIVESLNTWILEASGLPIIQMMECIRRQLMTWFNERRETSMQWTSILVPSAERRVAEALDRARTYQVLRANDAEFEVISHEGTNIVDIRNRCCLCRGWQLYGLPCAHAVAALLSCRQNVHRFTESCFTVATYRKTYSQTIHPIPDKSLWKESSEGDVNANKAIEVVINPPKSLRPPGRPRKKRVRAEDRGRVKRVVHCSRCNQTGHFRTTCAAPI; from the coding sequence ATGGCTAACCACGATTTGATACTTGGTCAAAGTCACAATTTGGCTCTTGGTCATGATCAGCAATTGGTGCTGGGCCATAACCACACTTTGGGCCTCAGCCAGAACCATGGATTAGAACTGGGATCAGCCCATGAGCACCATTTAGATCTGGGACAAACCCATGATCATGAACTGGGCTTGGGACATGCCCATGATCATGAATTGGGATTAGGACAGAACCACGATCATGAAGGTGATGATCACACTTATGAGCATGAGCATGAGCTAGCCATGGATCAAAAACCCGAGCATGATGATCATGACTTGCCACTTCCTGGACAGAACGATTTAGTCCTATCTGAGAACAATGATTTGACTGTTTCAGAGAACCAAGAACTTGATGAGAACCTTGCCCTGGATGTGGTTCAGAACTCAGAAATGGGAATTGATTCTGCAaatgatatggatgttcaacaatCACAGCTTGGGCTTGCTTCCTCACCTCCAATAATTCAAGCTCGTACTGCAAGTCCTAGTTATGAATTGTCAGTGGGACAAGAATTCCCTGATGTCAAGAGTTGCCGAAGGGCATTGAGGGATACAGCAATTGCTCTGCACTTTGAGATGCAGACTATAAAATCTGACAAAACCCGTTTTACTGCTAAGTGTGCTAGTGAAGGATGTCCCTGGCGCATTCACGCAGCTAAGCTCCCAGGGGTTCCAACCTTTACTATTAGGACAATTCATGAGCATCATTCATGTGGAGGAATTTCTCATCTTGGCCATCACCAAGCTTCTGTTCAGTGGGTTGCTAACTCTGTGGAGCAAAGGCTGAAGGAGAATCCTAATTACAAGCCAAAGGAAATATTGGAAGAGATTCACAGGGTTCATGGTATTACCTTGTCGTACAAGCAAGCATGGAGAGGTAAGGAGCGTATAATGGCTGCAATGCGTGGATCTTTTGAAGAAGGATACCGCTTGCTTCCACATTATTGTGAACAGGTGAAACGCACTAATCCAGGAAGTATTGCATCTGTTTATGGAAGCCCAGCTGATTGTTGCTTCCAACGTCTCTTTATTTCCTTTCAAGCATCAATATATGGCTTTTTAAATGCTTGTCGGCCACTCTTAGGGCTTGACAGGACGTATTTAAAGAGTAAGTATCTTGGAACGTTGCTTCTTGCTACTGGATTTGATGGCGATGGGGCTCTCTTTCCTTTGGCATTTGGAGTTGTTGATGAGGAGAATGATGATAACTGGATGTGGTTTCTGTCTGAACTTCATAACCTGCTTGAGATTCACACTGAAAACATGCCAAGGCTCACTATTTTGTCTGATAGACAGAAGGGAATTGTGGATGGAGTGGAAGCAAATTTTCCCACTGCTTTCCATGGATTTTGTATGCGCCACTTGAGTGATAGCTTCCGTAAAGAATTTAATAACACCATGCTTGTCAGTCTTCTATGGGATGCAGCTAATGCTCTTACTGTGATTGAATTCGAAGCAAAAATTTTGGAGATTGAAGAGATTTCACAAGATGCTGCATATTGGATTCGAAGAATCCCACCTCGCCTCTGGGCCACTGCTTATTTTGAGGGGCAAAGGTTTGGTCATTTGACAGCAAACATTGTTGAATCTTTAAACACTTGGATATTGGAGGCATCTGGACTTCCAATTATTCAAATGATGGAATGTATTAGAAGGCAGCTAATGACTTGGTTTAATGAGCGCCGCGAGACCAGTATGCAGTGGACGTCAATACTCGTACCTTCCGCCGAGAGACGCGTAGCAGAAGCTCTTGATCGGGCACGCACATATCAGGTTCTTCGCGCCAATGATGCTGAGTTTGAAGTAATatctcatgaaggaacaaacaTAGTAGATATAAGGAACCGTTGCTGTCTTTGCCGTGGCTGGCAGCTCTATGGTTTGCCCTGTGCACATGCTGTGGCAGCACTTCTCTCCTGCAGGCAGAATGTGCATAGATTCACAGAAAGCTGTTTCACTGTAGCAACTTACCGCAAGACATACTCACAAACCATACATCCAATTCCTGATAAATCCCTCTGGAAGGAGTCGTCTGAGGGGGATGTTAATGCTAACAAAGCTATAGAAGTTGTTATCAATCCACCTAAATCACTGAGGCCCCCTGGGAGACCAAGAAAGAAGAGAGTTCGTGCAGAAGACCGTGGACGAGTTAAGCGAGTGGTGCACTGTAGCCGTTGCAATCAAACAGGACATTTTAGAACCACATGTGCAGCTCCCATTTAA